One part of the Malus sylvestris chromosome 2, drMalSylv7.2, whole genome shotgun sequence genome encodes these proteins:
- the LOC126610326 gene encoding uncharacterized protein LOC126610326 isoform X2, producing MVASVQTLQQPFLSLAVAVSSTHPRRRLSAIFLLSLSLAVDFLSPVQGSSVDPQIPSFARGRRMRQMMMNKTDAVLSESKVEEQNATLSESKVEEQQWPLMKETEDKNAPLLDKTEGNTASLLNGTVEQNMPLLNKTEDENAELSEKKIEEQQWPVMKEIEQKNATLLNEAEEKNASLSVNKFEVQDTTLMNKTEGKNAPLLNETEENNVHFLWLFCIFWRKKKTKKKPKPNRKKPKKIWAEPNRTEISVWFRFWQKTEPIRTEPSPTARHANKWCAVLFVMESLQQFFTFSKTYSMI from the exons ATGGTTGCGAGCGTGCAGACCCTGCAGCAACCCTTCCTCTCACTCGCCGTCGCCGTCTCCAGCACCCATCCCCGTCGCCGTCTCTCAGCGATCTTTCTCTTATCCCTCTCACTCGCCGTCGACTTTCTCTCGCCGGTTCAAGGCTCAAGTGTCGACCCACAAATCCCCTCCTTTGCAAG AGGAAGGAGAATGAGACAGATGATGATGAACAAGACAGATGCGGTGTTGAGCGAAAGCAAGGTTGAAGAGCAAAATGCTACGTTGAGCGAAAGCAAGGTTGAAGAGCAACAATGGCCATTAATGAAAGAGACTGAAGATAAAAATGCGCCATTGTTGGACAAGACTGAAGGAAATACTGCATCATTGCTGAACGGGACTGTTGAGCAAAATATGCCATTGTTAAACAAGACTGAAGACGAAAATGCTGAATTGAGCGAAAAAAAGATTGAAGAGCAACAATGGCCTGTGATGAAAGAGATTGAACAGAAAAATGCGACTTTGTTGAACGAGGCTGAAGAGAAAAATGCTTCGTTAAGCGTAAACAAGTTTGAAGTGCAGGACACGACATTGATGAACAAGACTGAAGGGAAAAATGCGCCATTGTTGAACGAGACCGAAGAGAATAATGTGCATTTTTTGtggttgttttgcattttttggaggaaaaaaaaaactaaaaaaaaaccgaaaccgaaccgaaaaaaaccgaaaaaaatttgggccgaaccgaaccgaaccgaaatttcggtttggtttcggttttggcaaaaaaccgaaccgataagaaccgaacccagccctacagCAAGGCATGCAAATAAATGGTGTGCAGTATTATTCGTGATGGAGAGCCTGCAGCAGTTTTTCACGTTTTCAAAAACATACAGCatgatataa
- the LOC126610326 gene encoding uncharacterized protein LOC126610326 isoform X1, which yields MVASVQTLQQPFLSLAVAVSSTHPRRRLSAIFLLSLSLAVDFLSPVQGSSVDPQIPSFARLLAFLGLIHLLAGCRGRRMRQMMMNKTDAVLSESKVEEQNATLSESKVEEQQWPLMKETEDKNAPLLDKTEGNTASLLNGTVEQNMPLLNKTEDENAELSEKKIEEQQWPVMKEIEQKNATLLNEAEEKNASLSVNKFEVQDTTLMNKTEGKNAPLLNETEENNVHFLWLFCIFWRKKKTKKKPKPNRKKPKKIWAEPNRTEISVWFRFWQKTEPIRTEPSPTARHANKWCAVLFVMESLQQFFTFSKTYSMI from the exons ATGGTTGCGAGCGTGCAGACCCTGCAGCAACCCTTCCTCTCACTCGCCGTCGCCGTCTCCAGCACCCATCCCCGTCGCCGTCTCTCAGCGATCTTTCTCTTATCCCTCTCACTCGCCGTCGACTTTCTCTCGCCGGTTCAAGGCTCAAGTGTCGACCCACAAATCCCCTCCTTTGCAAG GCTTCTAGCTTTTTTGGGACTAATTCACTTGTTAGCGGGATGCAGAGGAAGGAGAATGAGACAGATGATGATGAACAAGACAGATGCGGTGTTGAGCGAAAGCAAGGTTGAAGAGCAAAATGCTACGTTGAGCGAAAGCAAGGTTGAAGAGCAACAATGGCCATTAATGAAAGAGACTGAAGATAAAAATGCGCCATTGTTGGACAAGACTGAAGGAAATACTGCATCATTGCTGAACGGGACTGTTGAGCAAAATATGCCATTGTTAAACAAGACTGAAGACGAAAATGCTGAATTGAGCGAAAAAAAGATTGAAGAGCAACAATGGCCTGTGATGAAAGAGATTGAACAGAAAAATGCGACTTTGTTGAACGAGGCTGAAGAGAAAAATGCTTCGTTAAGCGTAAACAAGTTTGAAGTGCAGGACACGACATTGATGAACAAGACTGAAGGGAAAAATGCGCCATTGTTGAACGAGACCGAAGAGAATAATGTGCATTTTTTGtggttgttttgcattttttggaggaaaaaaaaaactaaaaaaaaaccgaaaccgaaccgaaaaaaaccgaaaaaaatttgggccgaaccgaaccgaaccgaaatttcggtttggtttcggttttggcaaaaaaccgaaccgataagaaccgaacccagccctacagCAAGGCATGCAAATAAATGGTGTGCAGTATTATTCGTGATGGAGAGCCTGCAGCAGTTTTTCACGTTTTCAAAAACATACAGCatgatataa
- the LOC126584638 gene encoding uncharacterized protein LOC126584638 — translation MMKRATMASFSPKPSKLHNVGSISMPVRSHPSTSKTEEELNKLKVWEAQLTSSSSSPVSPEADSICKGLGGLKELYVCIEELLHLPLAQQALALHQNEKWVEELLDSSVKYLDVCGNTKDSIGTMKESVRGVQSALRRRKVGDSSFEDIVSSYVCIRKKMNKEIVQFVASLKQMDQKYEAFPLDLDNHLAPMVRVFREASLITSSIFQSLSSFLSTPILKPRPSRWSLVSILLHKGVLVCDNNQRKGMNELETVDIAISNMVVHNSGEDFVDAQKVLSTQRRLEVLDSSIEGIENGLEGLFRVLIHIRVSLLNILSC, via the coding sequence ATGATGAAAAGAGCAACAATGGCTTCGTTCTCTCCAAAACCCTCAAAGCTTCACAATGTTGGATCAATTAGTATGCCGGTTAGGTCACATCCAAGCACATCCAAAACTGAGGAAGAGCTGAACAAGCTCAAGGTCTGGGAGGCACAGTTGACATCATCGTCGTCGTCGCCTGTGTCACCAGAAGCGGATTCAATATGCAAAGGGCTTGGTGGTCTCAAAGAGTTGTACGTTTGTATTGAGGAGCTTCTTCACCTGCCATTGGCACAGCAAGCTCTAGCCCTTCACCAAAATGAGAAATGGGTTGAAGAGCTGTTGGATAGTTCTGTCAAGTACTTGGATGTATGTGGAAACACAAAGGATTCCATTGGGACCATGAAGGAAAGCGTTAGAGGTGTTCAATCTGCTCTTCGGAGAAGAAAGGTGGGAGATTCGAGCTTCGAAGACATTGTAAGTTCATATGTTTGCATAAGAAAAAAGATGAACAAGGAAATTGTGCAGTTTGTGGCATCATTGAAGCAAATGGATCAAAAGTACGAAGCATTTCCTTTGGATCTCGACAACCATCTGGCTCCGATGGTGCGGGTGTTCAGAGAGGCAAGTTTGATTACCAGCTCCATTTTTCAGTCACTTTCTTCATTTCTGTCCACTCCAATTTTGAAGCCAAGGCCTAGCAGATGGTCGTTGGTTTCGATTTTGTTGCACAAAGGGGTGTTGGTTTGTGACAACAACCAACGCAAAGGCATGAACGAGCTGGAAACCGTAGATATTGCAATTAGCAACATGGTTGTGCATAATTcaggtgaagattttgtggaTGCTCAGAAGGTTCTATCTACACAACGAAGGTTGGAGGTCTTGGATTCAAGCATTGAAGGCATTGAAAATGGTTTGGAGGGATTGTTTAGGGTCTTGATCCACATCAGAGTTTCTCTCCTAAACATACTTTCTTGTTAA
- the LOC126613682 gene encoding uncharacterized protein LOC126613682 has product MTVATAATTHTKKLVKLGRSLFRWGFNSSKCKMQAKMAVARIKLLRNKRQVVVKQMRRDIALLLQSGQDATARIRVEHVIREQNILAANEFIELFCELVVSRLSIIAKQRECPPDLKEGIASLIFASPRCSEIPELIALRNIFEKKYGKDFVSAAVDVRPSCGVNRMLIDKLSVRTPTGEVKLKLLKEIAKEYQVEWDTSESEQELLKPPEELIQGHRNFVSATSMPVHSVQHQSVETNKPDTSSSRRTSGGGERRTSGGGERRTSSGGGDRRSSSGGERGQMHFVDSASAAEAAAKSASDAMAAAQVAAYLANKDCNQAAQSSSSINNGFRTPSGNSTGHFMPDSPPVASQNMVNNGFGTPSGNSTGFFTPDSSSVGSQNIDHQSKARGVDRSHSSRDETMDSHGHEKKFIYRRYSYNNAPSEQSDTKFDDSDCDEEVEMESPPNSFHQASERTPPPVPSAARQDSTPRVHPKLPDYDALAARFDALKNRKSS; this is encoded by the exons ATGACGGTCGCCACCGCAGCCACCACCCACACCAAGAAGCTGGTGAAGCTCGGCCGCTCTCTCTTCCGATGGGGATTCAACTCCTCCAAATG CAAAATGCAAGCGAAGATGGCGGTGGCTAGAATAAAGCTGCTGAGGAACAAGAGGCAGGTGGTGGTGAAGCAGATGAGGCGTGACATCGCCTTACTCCTACAATCTGGTCAAGACGCCACTGCTCGAATCCGG GTTGAACATGTGATCAGAGAACAGAACATTTTGGCTGCCAATGAATTCATTGAGCTCTTCTGTGAATTAGTAGTATCTAGACTTTCTATCATCGCAAAGCAAAG GGAGTGTCCGCCTGATCTCAAAGAAGGGATTGCTAGTTTAATCTTTGCCTCCCCCAGGTGCTCTGAGATTCCTGAACTAATTGCCCTAAGGAATATTTTTGAGAAAAAGTATGGTAAAGATTTTGTATCTGCGGCTGTTGATGTACGTCCCAGCTGTGGTGTGAATCGCATG CTGATTGACAAGCTCTCTGTTAGAACCCCTACGGGTGAAGTAAAGTTGAAACTCCTGAAGGAGATAGCCAAGGAATACCAGGTTGAATGGGATACATCGGAATCTGAACAGGAACTTCTCAAGCCCCCAGAAGAGCTTATA CAAGGACACCGCAATTTTGTTAGTGCTACCAGCATGCCTGTGCACAGTGTGCAGCATCAATCTGTTGAGACTAATAAGCCAGACACTAG TTCTTCACGCAGAACAAGTGGTGGTGGAGAACGTAGAACAAGTGGTGGTGGAGAACGCAGAACATCAAGTGGTGGTGGTGATCGCAGATCAAGTAGTGGTGGTGAAAGGGGACAAATGCACTTTGTAGACTCCGCATCAGCTGCTGAAGCAGCCGCAAAATCTGCCAGTGATGCAATGGCTGCTGCACAAGTTGCTGCATATTTGGCCAACAAAGACTGCAATCAAGCAGCTCAATCATCTTCGAGCATCAATAATGGATTCAGAACCCCTTCAGGAAATTCCACTGGCCACTTTATGCCAGATTCTCCACCAGTCGCCTCTCAGAATATGGTCAATAATGGATTTGGAACCCCTTCTGGCAATTCCACTGGCTTCTTTACGCCAGATTCTTCATCAGTTGGCTCTCAGAATATCGATCACCAATCTAAAGCTCGTGGAGTCGATAGGTCTCACTCTTCAAGAGATGAAACAATGGATAGCCATGGACATGAGAAGAAGTTCATCTACAGGAGGTACAGCTACAATAATGCCCCATCAGAACAGTCGGATACTAAGTTTGATGACTCGGACTGCGATGAAGAAGTTGAAATGGAGTCACCTCCCAACAGCTTTCATCAAGCATCTGAGCGTACTCCACCACCAGTACCTTCAGCTGCAAGGCAAGACTCGACTCCTCGAGTTCATCCCAAGTTACCAGATTATGACGCACTTGCTGCACGCTTTGATGCCCTCAAGAATCGGAAGTCATCCTAA